From one Sulfurimonas sp. genomic stretch:
- a CDS encoding DNA alkylation repair protein: MSEDTIVKYLKSISNDEVAKVTKSFFKTNKGQYSHGDIFLGIKVPDIRKAIKKFPTASLIKIEMLLSSKYHEVRHFALLYMVGSFSKAVQKEKDNIYNIYLKNTKHINNWDLVDCSAHHIVGSYLEDKDKETLYKLALSNSLWERRIAIVSTFYFIKQNSFDHTLKIAEMLLNDQEDLIHKAVGWMLREVGKKDEALEKTFLDKHAKKMPRVMLRYAVERFAKEDRKFYLNL; encoded by the coding sequence ATGAGTGAAGATACGATAGTAAAATATTTAAAGTCAATTTCCAATGATGAAGTTGCCAAGGTCACTAAAAGCTTTTTTAAAACTAACAAGGGTCAGTATTCTCACGGTGATATTTTTTTAGGTATTAAAGTTCCTGATATACGTAAAGCCATTAAAAAATTTCCAACTGCTTCACTGATTAAGATAGAAATGTTATTAAGCTCAAAATACCATGAAGTTAGGCATTTTGCACTACTTTATATGGTTGGCAGTTTTTCAAAAGCTGTCCAGAAAGAAAAAGATAATATCTATAATATCTATCTAAAAAATACAAAGCATATAAATAACTGGGATTTGGTTGACTGTTCAGCTCACCATATAGTCGGTTCATATTTAGAAGATAAAGATAAAGAAACACTATATAAACTAGCACTTTCAAACTCTTTGTGGGAGAGACGTATTGCCATTGTAAGCACCTTTTATTTTATAAAACAAAACAGCTTTGATCATACGCTTAAGATCGCAGAGATGCTATTAAACGATCAAGAGGATCTAATCCATAAAGCAGTTGGATGGATGTTAAGAGAGGTTGGTAAAAAAGATGAAGCTTTAGAAAAAACCTTTTTAGATAAACATGCTAAAAAGATGCCTAGAGTGATGCTTAGGTATGCTGTCGAGAGGTTTGCGAAGGAGGATAGAAAGTTTTATCTTAACCTCTGA
- a CDS encoding murein transglycosylase domain-containing protein: protein MRYLVLFVLVLSFVGCSTRFVHEQKTKPKQVAKVKEQKVEFIPFQEPEIVDYKPIPKPKILPPKPKELTKAQIQYNKRVTYVQKKAAPHWGKKAQVATKYNYVKYVKDFKARTIIDFENGVVKVETTDTQNPIKTLQEVISSSLLNPQNPEDVDLFSTRNVTHVGVPFLHERVVDFDGQPIRWQWRADRFAKQLIERSLKKQSIKTTSGYKTNYYVTFKMKQDNYSNTSELNYASIVKEQAKRFGLESALIFALIETESHFNPYATSAIPAYGLMQVVPNSAGRDAWKFLKKTDGKPTRNYLFNARNNIEMGSAYMHILQERYLSKITNDRNRELCAIAAYNTGSGNVLESFHKNRDIAASKINSMSPSSVYNHLRKHLPYKETRDYIKKVTEAKKRYL from the coding sequence TTGCGATATTTAGTTTTATTTGTTTTAGTTTTAAGTTTTGTGGGTTGTAGTACCAGGTTTGTACATGAACAAAAAACTAAACCAAAGCAAGTAGCAAAAGTTAAAGAGCAAAAGGTTGAATTTATACCGTTTCAAGAGCCTGAAATAGTAGATTATAAGCCAATACCAAAACCAAAAATTCTTCCACCAAAGCCAAAAGAACTAACTAAAGCTCAGATACAATACAATAAACGCGTAACTTATGTACAAAAAAAAGCAGCACCTCACTGGGGTAAAAAAGCGCAAGTTGCTACTAAATACAACTATGTTAAATATGTAAAAGATTTTAAAGCACGTACGATAATTGACTTTGAAAACGGTGTAGTTAAAGTTGAAACAACAGATACACAAAATCCTATTAAAACTCTTCAAGAAGTTATATCAAGCTCACTTTTAAACCCTCAGAACCCTGAAGATGTGGATCTATTCTCAACAAGAAATGTAACTCATGTAGGTGTACCATTTTTACATGAGCGTGTTGTTGACTTTGATGGACAACCGATTCGTTGGCAGTGGAGGGCAGATCGTTTTGCAAAGCAGCTTATAGAAAGAAGTTTAAAAAAGCAAAGTATAAAAACAACTTCCGGATATAAAACGAATTACTATGTTACTTTTAAAATGAAGCAAGATAATTATTCAAACACTTCTGAATTAAACTATGCTTCAATTGTAAAAGAACAAGCAAAACGTTTTGGGCTTGAGAGTGCACTTATATTTGCACTTATTGAGACTGAGAGCCATTTTAACCCTTATGCTACAAGTGCAATTCCCGCATACGGACTTATGCAGGTCGTTCCAAATTCAGCAGGACGTGATGCTTGGAAGTTTTTGAAAAAAACAGATGGGAAACCGACTAGAAACTATCTTTTTAATGCTAGAAACAACATAGAGATGGGAAGTGCATATATGCATATTTTGCAAGAGCGTTATCTATCAAAAATAACAAATGATAGAAATCGAGAGCTATGTGCAATAGCTGCATACAATACGGGTAGCGGGAATGTTCTTGAGAGTTTTCATAAAAACAGAGACATTGCTGCTTCTAAAATAAACTCAATGTCACCAAGTTCAGTTTATAATCACCTTCGTAAACACTTGCCATATAAAGAGACGAGAGACTATATAAAGAAAGTTACAGAAGCTAAAAAACGCTATCTATAA
- a CDS encoding L,D-transpeptidase yields MFIKILSISILLSIFLQASTYDLEDIKKDFYKKVVIHSNHKKSPNKFNLSESYFNKAKIHLLKEQDNFTYTQFVALVDLSQQVLVLTIWDNDEKDFFPIGFDYISSGDINREIETKTGEDHYVKTPAGLFDIKSGWRSDGKMNDENTTKPYGNKGRFVFFFGIQDSVRYNSFDKDGKKIKDKKKWILIKDKLSLAMHAHSLRETLGKPQSHGCIRMSEELNKFLDNNFVFFANLLDGEKWTHPYEPKPKNPKNYQLAGKYVLIIDSVF; encoded by the coding sequence TTGTTTATTAAAATACTATCCATCTCAATATTGTTATCGATTTTTCTACAAGCATCCACTTACGATCTAGAAGATATCAAAAAAGACTTCTATAAAAAAGTCGTTATACACTCAAATCACAAAAAGTCTCCTAACAAATTTAATCTCTCTGAAAGCTACTTCAATAAAGCAAAAATACATTTACTAAAAGAACAAGACAATTTTACTTATACACAGTTTGTAGCCCTAGTAGATCTATCTCAACAAGTTCTTGTATTAACAATCTGGGATAACGATGAAAAAGATTTTTTTCCTATAGGTTTTGACTATATATCAAGCGGTGATATTAATAGAGAGATTGAAACTAAAACTGGTGAAGACCACTATGTAAAAACTCCCGCAGGGCTGTTTGATATAAAAAGTGGATGGCGTTCTGATGGTAAAATGAATGATGAGAATACAACAAAACCATATGGAAACAAAGGTAGATTTGTATTTTTCTTTGGAATTCAAGATAGCGTTAGATATAACTCGTTTGATAAAGACGGTAAAAAGATCAAAGATAAAAAGAAATGGATACTTATAAAAGACAAACTGAGTCTAGCTATGCACGCACACAGTCTTAGAGAAACTCTTGGAAAACCTCAGTCTCACGGGTGTATACGTATGAGTGAAGAACTGAACAAGTTTTTAGATAATAACTTTGTATTTTTTGCTAACCTTCTAGATGGTGAAAAATGGACTCATCCGTATGAACCAAAACCAAAAAATCCAAAAAACTATCAACTAGCAGGCAAGTATGTATTAATTATAGATAGCGTTTTTTAG